One part of the Sorangiineae bacterium MSr11954 genome encodes these proteins:
- a CDS encoding site-specific integrase, translating into MTEIDMTGITPLPSGSFRLRMQIGKKKIDKTRPTLAAVLEIRDATRQLLASGKMIHVSGSSIKQLGPAFLASRGGNRTDDAGNWELHIAHEAFAQRAAATVVRRDVLAWLDRLKRKLTAYKYRENIDFLGWQTRKHMLILLRQFFAWALDRDIVNVNPCIGITVKREDGDEDDGYQEGWYLDGQEQGDAHTALTTIKGKDDEQTWFWRAERHIIEFAIGTGLRKGEQFCLHLTDVHVDGENPHVVVRHGSWDPKKQRYRPPKGRTGEKKTRIVPLFGLGLASARAWLALLPRYTKKNPHGLMFPNTKGGRRTKPPTVWNTFADKLGIIPHIGRRIWWHLLRHTCASSLVAGWWGTRWSLEDVSKYLGHSSVKVTERYAHLTVHVLLDVASHAETAWQATLTRGRHLPQKHRKNGHFPRPSKPNVVCSNQTGRAQSNVGRENLDQGFDGRESAPECWFLPAVCG; encoded by the coding sequence ATGACCGAGATCGACATGACCGGGATCACGCCGCTCCCGAGCGGGAGCTTTCGTCTGCGCATGCAGATCGGAAAAAAGAAGATCGACAAGACGCGCCCGACGCTCGCCGCGGTGCTCGAAATTCGCGATGCGACCCGCCAGCTCCTCGCCTCGGGGAAGATGATTCACGTGAGCGGCTCGAGCATCAAGCAGCTCGGCCCGGCCTTTCTCGCGAGCCGCGGCGGCAACCGGACCGACGACGCCGGCAATTGGGAGCTGCACATCGCGCACGAGGCATTTGCGCAGCGTGCGGCGGCCACCGTCGTTCGCCGCGACGTTCTGGCGTGGCTCGATCGTCTCAAAAGGAAGCTCACGGCGTACAAGTATCGCGAGAACATCGATTTTCTCGGATGGCAAACGCGCAAGCACATGTTGATCTTGCTCCGCCAATTCTTCGCGTGGGCGCTCGATCGCGACATCGTAAACGTGAACCCCTGCATCGGGATCACGGTCAAGCGCGAAGACGGCGACGAGGACGATGGCTACCAGGAAGGCTGGTATCTCGATGGGCAGGAGCAGGGCGACGCGCACACCGCCCTCACGACCATCAAGGGAAAAGACGACGAACAAACCTGGTTCTGGCGCGCGGAGCGGCACATCATCGAGTTCGCGATTGGGACCGGGCTTCGCAAGGGCGAGCAGTTTTGCCTGCACCTTACCGACGTCCATGTCGACGGCGAGAACCCGCACGTGGTCGTGCGCCATGGGTCGTGGGATCCGAAGAAGCAGCGGTACAGGCCGCCGAAGGGTCGCACGGGCGAGAAGAAGACCCGCATCGTTCCGCTCTTTGGGCTCGGGCTCGCCTCTGCGCGCGCGTGGCTCGCGCTCTTGCCCCGATACACCAAGAAGAACCCACACGGGCTCATGTTCCCGAACACCAAAGGCGGCAGGCGGACTAAGCCGCCGACAGTGTGGAACACGTTCGCTGACAAGCTCGGCATCATCCCGCACATCGGGCGGCGCATCTGGTGGCACCTTCTACGACACACCTGCGCGAGCTCCCTCGTCGCCGGATGGTGGGGGACGCGCTGGTCACTCGAGGACGTGTCCAAGTATCTCGGGCACTCGAGCGTGAAGGTCACCGAGCGCTACGCACACCTCACCGTGCACGTGCTCCTCGACGTCGCCAGCCACGCGGAAACGGCGTGGCAGGCTACGTTGACACGGGGTCGTCATTTGCCTCAAAAACATCGAAAAAACGGCCATTTTCCCAGGCCTTCGAAGCCGAATGTCGTCTGTTCGAATCAGACCGGGCGTGCTCAGTCGAACGTGGGGAGAGAGAATTTGGACCAGGGCTTCGATGGGCGCGAAAGCGCCCCGGAGTGCTGGTTTTTGCCGGCGGTGTGCGGCTGA
- a CDS encoding nucleoside 2-deoxyribosyltransferase, which produces MSTFIYVAAPYEDALLVREVHARLRACGCIYTSTWAENARGAENFALSTVDELREITRLNDDGIDMSDAMLVIARPGAGGEMFAEVRYALERQIPVYWVGRRILSTFRPGVTLCESIDDAVARVTAEVAA; this is translated from the coding sequence ATGAGCACGTTCATCTACGTCGCAGCTCCGTACGAGGACGCCTTGCTCGTGAGAGAGGTGCATGCGCGCCTGCGCGCGTGTGGCTGCATCTACACGTCCACGTGGGCCGAGAACGCGCGCGGGGCCGAGAACTTCGCGCTCTCCACGGTCGACGAGCTGCGCGAAATCACGCGGCTCAACGACGATGGCATCGACATGTCCGACGCGATGCTCGTGATCGCGCGTCCGGGCGCCGGCGGCGAGATGTTCGCGGAGGTCCGCTACGCACTCGAGCGGCAGATCCCGGTCTACTGGGTCGGGCGGAGGATTCTCTCCACGTTCCGGCCCGGGGTGACGCTCTGCGAGTCGATCGACGACGCCGTCGCGCGCGTGACGGCGGAGGTTGCAGCATGA